In one Mastacembelus armatus chromosome 19, fMasArm1.2, whole genome shotgun sequence genomic region, the following are encoded:
- the tnrc6ba gene encoding trinucleotide repeat-containing gene 6B protein isoform X2, which yields MEDKKRKKEDKRKRETSQKVTEQKNKVPDLTKPASAQSSATQSSSASPSPGPTPSASPSPATSGPGSAATPSQGGNNAKRLAVANGQPPSITSSSSTAGGTSAAGNGSTSSGGGAQAPQQQPRYMPREVPPRFRCQQDHKVLLKRGQPPLSSMLLGGGGGGDGPNANTTAVSDSGAAASSLALTSSSVAASTTTSNYANSMWGASSGSQASSQGREKVIVDGNDLEEWPSIAGSDGGGASFIGAGGGSSNNGMSVNSISASGNQSSPTSSFSLPNECMQSSNGVAWGTSASQGHLGGGNAVAAAGPLLQQPSSLSKASTVPGSHDASGPVDGSSGIPGANFNPNANPSAWPALVQQDGPTAAGEGGSSSFHHQGPGGVLSANNSVSLGLGLGGGPVGVVGGHPPLSVNQSSTHQHQLHQMQSRDREMGGGNWDSELAGPKIAGVEGVGGGMDRGVGGDGMNVGDHSLASSWRGQPSYPAANSKTGASRTDGWESGDSGTGGCGAAEGDNGTSVWGYPNSTGAVNAWGSAGTGGNNSQTSGVSQGGWGSSGVGGERGVSGGDWGGSSTSIAGANPAGGEGMSVNCSSNSSSSGGSTGGIPPATSPSSTTATTMTRAWDNQKGEGETGEWGGGVGGQGARGGSSSSGGNSRSGNTTNSSHSRPRRQAPNAEAALQNLLSRSDLDPRVLSNTGWGQTQIRQNTAWDVDENRGPSKGVSSSAASKHPSSLGGLSQYSAGPRTLITDSVTPGINPPLVSSAGSSGEGWESSSNSSSSGASLSGRVAPPPGSNMRNLGVSQSGPVTTTGPGMGSGMIPGHNQQGKASGWSGAGVGAGDRQEAKGWGNDEWRETSRGGNGGGWGDLGQQGDPVSGGWGGSQEDKGTRDWKEVGGNGGGSGWGSGQKVGAGRDWGEQESKSNSGGGGWGDERTDRGGNSGGDTGVGGWGSWDDGTPRRAWGAGATGGGMSGGGGVGVVGGMGSKPHQGLSGVNKSHQMPNSQLGSITGPQAPQQQSQPRNQHPQLQQALDQGAMQGAGGRKPTFQAQNQNQSSTWGPAGVGSVSEPSGWEEPSPQSISRKNEIDDGTSAWGDPDNYNFKPVNLWDKNSAPVGQQPHGQGQVQQQPQAPPVPQQPNRQAAGLGGNRDFSTGHGPGKASSMGPSGWGGASPTSPTVDNGTAAWGKPTDAPTGWGDTDDAGGKTAGWGNPSPNPIKPGSKSMQDGWGDKDGSMAASRHSSWEDEEEGSGMWNSTGSQGSGSSWGQGSNGGWGQSHAGKKPSNKGPLKAGGGDSWMSPINRQFSNMGLLSDDPSSPNIDLAPGSLQEKKIEAEKRMGMNDYNGDMRKGGRTGGGIAYRPPGSKEAPPVDAGSYYDKTLPLTNQDGCLGEEGPCSLYSPPTVYKPHSLFNHTVPFRQGSHSIFGSGGGMAQSRHQPSVPPINQSPGIRAQVPHHFLSPQVPGSVLKQMPPPSGSMGGVGSVGGVAGVGGGVFPPQLSPQHIAMLSSIYPPHIQFQLACQLLLQQQQQPQQQQQQQQHQHLLQNQRKFTPNVRQQADPQQLARIMAVLQQQRQQQQVGGLGGSSKLSPSHHGGGGGPKLPGTDPLPHPGLAGSVTDLHQKTLGPYSGFGSGMNLTGLDLGGSVVGGPGGMKDLGGQQSRFKWMMEGHSAPDTSSPENAFHKNGPVTPIKMPGGSPYSQYDMMVGDGLSDNWHRTPGKMVTKPATTPSWPPEFQPGVPWKGIDRVDPESDPYMTPGSMMGNAVSPNLNDTEHQLLQDNTDSTPPLNTLLPSPGAWPYSASDSPLNAHNSAKYTDYKTSWPPEPIGHKSSWKASRASGQTQLSRPPPGLASQKQPSSSPWSGGAPRLAGRGWGTGSSTTGSTWSDCSSRESCWLVLSNLTPQIDGSTLRTICMQHGPLLTFHLGLTQGTALIRYGSKQEAAKAQSALHMCVLGNTTILAEFVSEEDVARYIAHSQAGGAGSGGTTPGSAGSGPTATSVVGANGNGGSCDRGGAGGSSGAGGVEGGSSAGGAGNGPASSGWQSLDSTGSASDQPATQGPGLGIFAQWSSNGTGVAGAGGVEAGRQGLWGGMGGMSVAGYPSSSLWASPALEDRHQMGSPASLLPGDLLGGGADSI from the exons atggaagacaagaaaaggaaaaaagaagacaaaaggaaaaggGAAACCTCTCAGAAG gttacagaacaaaaaaacaaag TGCCAGACTTGACCAAGCCGGCCTCAGCTCAGTCTTCTGCCACTCAGAGCAGTTCTGCCTCCCCTAGCCCTGGACCCACCCCCTCTGCCTCCCCATCCCCAGCCACCTCGGGCCCTGGCAGTGCTGCCACCCCATCACAGGGCGGCAACAATGCCAAGCGCCTGGCAGTGGCCAACGGACAGCCCCCCTCCATTACCAGTTCTTCCTCCACCGCTGGCGGCACCAGTGCTGCTGGAAACGGCAGTACAAGTAGCGGAGGCGGAGCCCAGGCGCCTCAACAGCAACCACGCTACATGCCGAGAGAAGTGCCGCCCCGATTCCGCTGCCAGCAGGACCATAAAGTGCTACTGAAGAGGGGTCAGCCGCCACTGTCCTCCATGCTGctgggagggggaggaggaggggatggCCCCAATGCAAACACGACTGCTGTCTCAG attcTGGTGCAGCTGCCTCCTCATTGGCCCTCACCTCATCATCAGTTGCTGCTTCTACTACTACTTCTAATTATGCAAATTCCATGTGGGGGGCAAGCTCAGGCAGCCAGGCCTCCTCTCAGGGCAGGGAGAAGGTGATTGTCGATGGCAATGACCTGGAGGAGTGGCCTAGCATTGCTGGCAGTGATGGGGGAGGAGCTTCTTTTATTGGAGCTGGAGGGGGCAGCAGCAACAACGGAATGTCTGTGAACAGCATCAGTGCCTCTGGCAACCAATCCTCACCCACTTCCTCGTTCTCTTTGCCCAATGAATGTATGCAGTCATCCAATGGTGTGGCGTGGGGCACATCTGCCTCCCAGGGTCATCTTGGAGGAGGGAATGCAGTAGCTGCAGCTGGGCCTCTGCTGCAACAGCCTTCCTCACTTTCCAAAGCCTCCACTGTGCCAGGGAGCCATGACGCCAGTGGCCCCGTCGATGGCAGCAGTGGGATTCCAGGTGCCAACTTCAATCCAAATGCCAACCCTTCGGCCTGGCCTGCCCTGGTGCAGCAGGATGGGCCCACTGCGGCAGGGGAAGGAGGTTCGTCTTCCTTTCATCACCAGGGACCTGGAGGGGTTTTGTCTGCCAACAACTCTGTTTCCTTGGGTCTGGGGCTGGGAGGTGGGCCAGTCGGTGTGGTGGGGGGTCACCCACCTTTATCTGTGAATCAATCAAGCACCCATCAGCACCAACTTCACCAAATGCAgtccagagacagagagatgggaGGGGGGAACTGGGACAGCGAATTAGCGGGACCAAAAATCGCAGGGGTAGAAGGTGTTGGAGGAGGAATGGACCGTGGTGTGGGAGGAGATGGGATGAATGTGGGAGACCACAGTCTTGCCTCCTCTTGGAGAGGCCAGCCTTCTTACCCTGCAGCTAACTCCAAAACGGGTGCCTCGAGGACTGATGGATGGGAAAGTGGAGACAGTGGCACAGGGGGATGTGGCGCTGCTGAAGGGGATAATGGGACCTCAGTTTGGGGGTATCCAAATTCCACTGGTGCAGTTAATGCTTGGGGCAGTGCTGGAACTGGGGGAAATAATAGTCAAACCTCCGGGGTATCTCAGGGAGGGTGGGGGTCATCAGgagtgggaggagagaggggggttTCTGGTGGTGATTGGGGTGGGAGCTCTACTAGTATTGCTGGAGCTAATCCAGCTGGAGGTGAGGGAATGAGTGTAAACTgcagcagtaacagcagcagtagtgGGGGAAGCACAGGTGGCATCCCCCCTGCCACCTCCCCCTCTTCCACAACAGCCACCACTATGACCAGAGCTTGGGACAATCAGAAAGGAGAAGGTGAAACAGGGGAATGGGGTGGGGGAGTAGGAGGACAGGGAGCACGGGGAGGCTCTTCATCCAGTGGTGGAAATTCCAGAAGTGGGAATACAACTAATAGCAGTCACAGTCGTCCTCGTCGCCAGGCACCTAATGCTGAAGCTGCCTTACAGAACCTGCTTAGCCGGTCTGATCTGGACCCACGGGTCCTGTCCAACACAGGCTGGGGCCAAACACAGATCCGACAAAACACAGCCTGGGATGTTGATGAAAATAGAGGACCAAGTAAAGGTGTATCATCATCAGCTGCATCAAAACACCCGTCTTCTCTTGGTGGTCTATCTCAGTATTCTGCTGGACCTAGGACCCTAATCACTGATTCAGTGACTCCAGGGATTAATCCTCCACTGGTTTCATCTGCTGGGTCCTCTGGGGAGGGCTgggagagcagcagcaacagtagcagTAGCGGGGCTTCTCTCTCTGGGAGAGTGGCACCACCTCCGGGCTCCAACATGAGGAATCTTGGCGTCTCACAATCTGGACCAGTGACCACAACCGGACCGGGTATGGGGTCAGGGATGATTCCAGGACATAACCAGCAGGGAAAAGCGTCTGGCTGGAGTGGAGCAGGGGTGGGGGCTGGGGATCGCCAGGAGGCCAAAGGTTGGGGGAATGATGAATGGAGAGAGACTAGTAGGGGAGGGAATGGAGGAGGATGGGGTGATCTTGGCCAACAGGGTGACCCAGTGAGTGGAGGCTGGGGAGGAAGTCAGGAGGATAAAGGGACAAGGGATTGGAAAGAAGTGGGTGGGaatggaggaggaagtgggTGGGGATCAGGGCAGAAAGTTGGAGCAGGTAGGGACTGGGGAGAGCAAGAGTCCAAATCAAATagcggaggaggaggatggggggATGAGAGGACAGACCGAGGAGGAAACTCAGGTGGGGATACAGGTGTGGGTGGTTGGGGAAGCTGGGATGATGGTACTCCCCGGAGAGCCTGGGGAGCAGGAGCCACAGGGGGAGGGATGAGTGGAGGAGGGGGGGTGGGTGTTGTTGGGGGCATGGGGTCCAAACCTCATCAAGGTTTGAGTGGAGTAAACAAATCTCACCAGATGCCAAACAGCCAGCTGGGTTCCATCACAGGCCCACAGGCACCACAGCAACAATCACAGCCCCGCAATCAGCATCCACAGCTACAGCAAGCATTGGACCAAGGGGCTATGCAAGGGGCCGGAGGGAGGAAACCCACCTTTCAAGCCCAGAATCAGAACCAAAGCTCAACCTGGGGCCCCGCAGGAGTTGGAAGTGTATCTGAACCAAGCGGCTGGGAAGAACCCTCGCCGCAGTCTATAAGCAGGAAGAACGAAATTGACGATGGAACATCAGCATGGGGAGATCCAGATAATTACAACTTCAAGCCAGTCAACCTGTGGGATAAGAACAGTGCCCCTGTTGGCCAGCAGCCACATGGTCAAGGTCAGGTCCAGCAGCAACCTCAGGCACCTCCAGTACCACAGCAGCCTAACAGACAGGCTGCAGGGCTTGGAGGTAACCGAGACTTCAGCACTGGCCATGGACCTGGGAAAGCCTCATCCATGG GTCCATCAGGTTGGGGTGGTGCTTCTCCAACCAGTCCTACTGTAGACAATGGCACAGCAGCTTGGGGAAAGCCTACTGATGCCCCAACTGGCTGGGGTGACACTGATGATGCTGGAGGGAAGACAGCAGGCTGGGGAAACCCTTCTCCAAACCCCATCAAACCTG GTTCAAAGTCTATGCAAGATGGCTGGGGGGACAAAGATGGCTCTATGGCAGCCTCGCGTCACTCAAGCtgggaggatgaagaggagggaaGTGGCATGTGGAACAGTACTGGCTCCCAGGGAAGTGGCTCATCTTGGGGTCAGGGAAGCAATGGGGGTTGGGGACAGAGCCATGCTGGGAAGAAGCCCAGCAACAAG GGTCCACTTAAGGCTGGAGGAGGAGACTCATGGATGAGCCCAATCAACAGACAGTTCTCTAACATGGGGTTACTG AGTGATGATCCAAGCAGCCCAAACATTGACCTGGCTCCAGGCTCTCTCCAGGAGAAGAAGATAGAGGCAGAGAAAAGAATGGGAATGAATGATTACAATGGAGATATGAGGAAGGGAGGAAGAACAGGTGGGGGCATAGCTTATCGTCCACCTGGTTCCAAAGAAGCACCACCTGTAGATGCTGGGTCCTACTATGACAAG ACCTTGCCTTTGACCAATCAGGATGGGTGCCTTGGGGAGGAGGGTCCTTGCTCTCTGTACTCACCACCCACTGTGTACAAGCCCCATTCCCTCTTCAACCACACTGTCCCCTTTAGACAA GGCAGTCACAGTATCTTTGGCAGTGGTGGAGGGATGGCTCAGTCAAGACACCAGCCAAGTGTCCCACCCATAAACCAGTCCCCAGGGATACGAGCGCAAGTGCCTCATCACTTCCTGTCACCTCAG GTGCCAGGCTCCGTGCTGAAGCAGATGCCCCCTCCCAGTGGAAGCATGGGGGGTGTTGGCAGTGTGGGAGGAGTGGCAGGAGTCGGGGGAGGTGTGTTCCCTCCACAGCTGTCCCCCCAGCACATTGCCATGCTCAGCAGCATCTACCCGCCCCATATCCAGTTTCAGCTG GCTtgtcagctcctcctccagcagcagcagcagccacaa caacaacaacaacaacagcaacatcagcatcTACTGCAAAACCAGAGGAAGTTCACGCCAAACGTGCGTCAGCAGGCTGACCCTCAGCAG TTGGCCAGAATCATGGCAGTGctccagcagcagaggcagcagcagcaggttgggGGTTTAGGTGGCAGCTCCAAACTTTCCCCTTCCCACcatggtggtggagggggtCCCAAACTGCCTGGGACTGATCCCTTGCCACACCCTGGCCTGGCAGGATCTGTGACTGACCTGCACCAGAAAACCCTTGGACCCTACTCTG GGTTTGGTTCTGGGATGAACCTTACAGGTCTGGACCTGGGTGGCTCTGTAGTGGGGGGACCTGGGGGCATGAAGGACCTAGGGGGTCAGCAGTCCCGCTTCAAATGGATGATGGAGGGCCACTCTGCACCAGACACATCCTCACCTGAGAATGCATTCCACAAAAATG GTCCTGTCACACCCATTAAGATGCCTGGGGGATCGCCCTACTCTCAGTATGACATGATGGTTGGAGACGGGCTCAGTGACAACTGGCATCGCACTCCTGGCAAGATGGTTACCAAGCCTGCCACCACACCTAGCTGGCCGCCTG AATTCCAGCCTGGCGTACCCTGGAAGGGCATTGACCGTGTTGACCCAGAATCTGACCCCTACATGACCCCAGGGAGCATGATGGGAAATGCGGTATCCCCCAACCTCAATGATACTGAGCACCAGTTGTTACAAGACAATACTG ATTCCACCCCTCCCCTCAACACCTTGCTGCCTTCACCTGGTGCCTGGCCCTACAGTGCCTCAGACAGTCCCCTCAACGCACACAACTCAG CTAAATACACAGACTACAAGACCAGCTGGCCTCCAGAGCCCATTGGACACAAGTCGTCATGGAAAGCCAGCCGGGCCAGCGGCCAGACCCAGCTGTCCCGCCCACCTCCAGGACTGGCCAGTCAAAAACAGCCATCATCTTCCCCTTGGTCAGGAGGAGCCCCTCGATTGGCTGGTCGGGGCTGGGGCACTGGCTCAAGCACTACTG GCTCAACCTGGAGTGACTGCAGCTCTCGGGAAAGCTGCTGGTTGGTGCTCAGCAACCTCACACCACAG ATTGATGGCTCCACTCTGAGGACCATCTGCATGCAGCACGGGCCCCTGCTGACCTTTCACCTGGGCCTGACCCAGGGCACCGCTCTCATTCGCTACGGCTCCAAACAGGAGGCAGCCAAAGCCCAGAGTGCACTCCACAT GTGTGTTTTGGGTAACACCACCATCTTGGCGGAATTTGTGAGCGAGGAGGATGTGGCTCGGTACATTGCACATTCCCAGGCTGGAGGCGCAGGGAGTGGAGGAACCACACCTGGATCTGCAGGCTCTGGGCCTACAGCAACCTCCGTGGTGGGAGCTAATGGTAATGGGGGGAGCTGCGACAGAGGTGGAGCAGGAGGCAGCAGCGGGGCAGGAGGTGTAGAAGGAG